The following coding sequences lie in one Anolis carolinensis isolate JA03-04 unplaced genomic scaffold, rAnoCar3.1.pri scaffold_11, whole genome shotgun sequence genomic window:
- the LOC100553142 gene encoding vesicle transport through interaction with t-SNAREs homolog 1B-like: protein MEGRGSGSWEHLERLHEIFRCLHEELRAGPERLRGSQAVEEKKKLIREFDEKQREAHETLREMEDELKYAPVSFNNQMMAKIRIYKRDLATFQRKMKSIDLGVTPGVRRDPKFGIFSTENEQSTQVQSQRVLLLQGTDYSLNRASQNIERSHQIAAETDQIGSEIIEELGEQREQLERTKGRLVNTSENLSKSRKILRSMSRRLMTNKLLLSVIILELAILGGVVYYKFFT from the exons ATGGAGGGTCGCGGAAGCGGCTCTTGGGAGCACCTGGAGCGGCTACATGAAATCTTCCGCTGCCTCCACGAGGAGTTGCGAGCCGGGCCAGAGAGACTGCGCGGGAGCCAGGCGGTCGAAGAGAAGAAGAAGCTGATAAGAGAATTTGATGAAAAACAAAGAGAAGCACATGAAACGTTACGGGAAATGGAAGACGAACTGAAATATGCTCCAGTGTCTTTCAACAATCAAATGATGGCCAAAATTCGGATATACAAGAGAGACCTTGCCACATTCCAGAGGAAGATGAAAAGTATAGATTTGGGAGTGACCCCAGGTGTACGCAGAGACCCAAAATTTGGAATCTTCTCAACAGAAAATGAACAGAGTACTCAAGTACAGTCTCAGAGAGTATTGCTGCTTCAGGGAACAGact ACAGCTTGAACCGAGCCAGTCAGAACATAGAGCGTTCACACCAGATTGCTGCTGAAACAGACCAAATTGGTTCTGAAATCATTGAAGAGCTTGGCGAACAGCGGGAGCAGCTGGAACGCACCAAAGGCAGATTAGTAAACACAAGTGAAAACTTAAGCAAGAGCCGGAAAATACTACGCTCCATGTCAAGAAGGCTTATGACAAACAAATTGTTGCTCTCTGTTATCATTTTGGAGCTTGCCATCCTGGGAGGCGTTGTCTACTACAAGTTCTTCACCTGA